One Nicotiana tomentosiformis chromosome 4, ASM39032v3, whole genome shotgun sequence genomic window carries:
- the LOC138909848 gene encoding uncharacterized protein, protein MKATVTESVELASYRLWNVAINWYVSCELSRGEYALLAVWQEFTEAFLGHYLLLELRRARVDRFLTLRQGNMSVREYNLQFDSLSRYTPTIVAKMEDQVHPFVIGLEPHLLNDCMSVSLHPGIDISRIQAYAQGVEERSTLSYVTPLVASKCGIEPELIKPFEVSTPVGDPVIARRVQDVNAESPTLQSIPVVNEFLDVFPDELPDEGIRVDTQKIEAVKTWPRSTKPTEVRSFMGLAGYYMRFVDGFSSLSAPLTKLTQKANKIQWNDACECSFQALKDKLTSALVLPLPEGTYGYSIYCDASGIALGCVLMQHGKVVAYASRQLIKHEENYPTNDLELAAVIHALKMWMHYLYGKANVVADALSRRSMGSLSYLQQEKNSGPTGVTILDTTTSSLVTEVKERQYEDPVLAHYRDTTPQKEKTPFEIIGDVVLRYRGRLCVPNVAGLCQQVGSGTITEETLAKFL, encoded by the exons atgaaggccactgtgactgagtcagttgagctagcttcctatagactttggAATGTTGCAATTAATTGGTATGTGTCTTgcgagttgtccagaggtgagtaTGCCCTTCTagcagtatggcaggagtttacagaggcttttcttggTCATTATTTGCTACTAGAGCTTAGACgtgccagagttgataggttcttgacccttcggcagggtaatatgagtgttcgggagtacaaccttcaaTTCGATTCTTTGTCTAGGTAtactcccactattgtagctaagatggaggatcaggTTCACCCGTTCGTGATTGGGTTGGAGCCGCACCTTCTtaatgactgtatgtcggtctcacttcatccaggcattgatatttctcgtattcaggcatacgctcagggtgtagaggagc gttccaccttatcgtatgtcacTCCATTGGTTGCTAGCAAGTgtgggatagaacctgagttgattaaaccttttgaggtgtctacacctgttggagatccagtgatagctagacgg gTACAGGATGTGAATGcagagtcaccgacccttcaatctatcccagtggttaatgagtttctcgatgtttttcctgatgagcttccag ATGAGGGTATTCGTgttgatacacagaagattgaggctgtgaagacttggcctagatcCACAaaaccgacggaggttcgtagcttcatgggtttggcaggttattacatgAGATTTGTAGatggtttttcttctctttcagcaccattgacaaagttgactcagaaggcaaaTAAGATTCAGTGGAATGATGCTTGTGAGTgtagtttccaggcattgaaggacaaatTGACTTCAGCACTTGTTCTGCCACTCCCAGAGGGGACCTATGGTTAttctatctattgtgatgcttcgggcattgcattgggttgtgtactgatgcaacatggtaaagttgtagcttatgcttctagacagctAATAAAGCACGAGGAGAATTACCCGACtaatgatttagagttagccgcggtgattcatgcactaaagatgtggatgcactatttgtatg ggaaggcgaatgtagtagccgacgccctcagccgtagatctatgggtagcctatcatatttacagcaAGAGAAGA ATTCAGGTcctaccggagttactattctggacacgacaacatcctctttagtaactgaagtgaaggaacgtcagtatgaggatcctgttctagctcattatagagatacaacacctcaaaaggagaagacaccatttgagattatagGAGATGTAGTCCttagatatcgaggtcgattatgtgttcctaatgtggcagggctgtgccagcag GTTGGTAGTGGTACCATTACAGAGGAGACACTGGCAAAATTTCTATAA
- the LOC104104178 gene encoding uncharacterized protein, whose translation MSNLSKLEFMALDICGNNYLPWVFDAEIHLDAKGLGDTIKEGNEASSQDKAKAMIFLRHHLDEGLKSEYLTLKDPFQLWTSLKERYDHLKVTVLLRSRREWMHLRLQDYKNISEYNSIVYRIISQLKLCGKPMNDEDMLEKTLSTFHASNMVLQQQYHEKGFRKYSELISCLLVAEQNNALLMKNHEAHPTGSAPFPEANLGTKDPKSEKR comes from the coding sequence ATGTCGAATTTGTCAAAGCTTGAATTTATGGCACTTGACATTTGTGGGAATAACTATTTGCCATGGGtatttgatgccgaaattcaccTTGACGCTAAAGGTCTTGGTGACACTATTAAAGAAGGAAATGAAGCATCAAGTCAGGATAAGGCAAAAGCCATGATTTTCCTTCGCCATCATCTCGATGAAGGGTTAAAAAGTGAATATTTAACCTTGAAAGATCCATTTCAATTATGGACTAGTTTGAAGGAACGATATGACCACCTCAAGGTCACGGTATTGCTAAGATCTCGTCGTGAGTGGATGCACTTACGCCTACAAGATTATAAGAACATAAGCGAATATAATTCTATTGTATATAGAATAATTTCCCAACTAAAATTATGTGGGAAACCTATGAATGATGAGGACATGCTGGAAAAGACTCtttccacttttcatgcctcaaatATGGTGTTACAGCAGCAATACCATGAAAAGGGCTTTAGGAAATATTCTGAGTTAATTTCATGCCTTTTGGTGGCTGAACAAAATAATGCccttttaatgaaaaatcatgaagcccACCCCACTGGATCAGCTCCATTTCCAGAAGCAAATCTGGGAACGAAAGATCCAAAATctgaaaaaagataa